One segment of Kitasatospora viridis DNA contains the following:
- a CDS encoding TetR/AcrR family transcriptional regulator translates to MTDAPTARPRRGRPAQLSRELIVDAAVSAGSLDALTMRELATRLGVSHAALYRWVKNRYELVDTVNEVMVERVLPSDPPQAGQWRPWLARLAWGMHDRFLALPGYATRLARPHRHTGQALGRLRGGVIAAFVDAGVAPELAEQSWYVFITSVVGWLAVQEQPLELGGSAPRFDLFLDTLLRGLPAREPGTARP, encoded by the coding sequence ATGACCGACGCCCCGACCGCCCGGCCGCGCCGGGGCCGCCCCGCGCAGCTCAGCCGCGAGCTGATCGTCGACGCCGCCGTCTCGGCCGGGAGCCTCGACGCGCTGACCATGCGCGAGCTCGCCACCCGCCTCGGGGTCAGCCACGCCGCGCTCTACCGCTGGGTCAAGAACCGCTACGAGCTGGTCGACACGGTCAACGAGGTGATGGTCGAGCGGGTCCTTCCCAGCGACCCGCCGCAGGCCGGGCAGTGGCGGCCCTGGCTGGCCCGGCTCGCCTGGGGCATGCACGACCGGTTCCTCGCGCTGCCCGGCTACGCCACCCGGCTGGCCCGGCCGCACCGGCACACCGGCCAGGCCCTCGGCCGGCTGCGCGGGGGCGTGATCGCCGCCTTCGTCGACGCCGGGGTGGCGCCCGAGCTGGCCGAGCAGAGCTGGTACGTCTTCATCACCTCGGTGGTCGGCTGGCTCGCCGTCCAGGAGCAGCCGCTGGAGCTCGGTGGGAGCGCCCCCCGCTTCGACCTGTTCCTGGACACCCTGCTGCGCGGCCTGCCCGCCCGGGAACCGGGTACCGCGCGGCCCTGA
- a CDS encoding aKG-HExxH-type peptide beta-hydroxylase, producing the protein MLVTPDARAAEQDGRTVARLVRAGLSRVLPEADLPAETALGYPGYHAAAHRAQRLTHRQTSGGQPDRQLAEELRGVDADARASAARAARRTGEARWPVDLPPAERHLLESLDRARAGLPPRPERAAELAALTVAPWNPRHRRAFDRAERLLGEVWPEMLAEVATVVRQVALLDGWGIAGFTDFTVHGVVFVNADRVLPEPADGALPAPLPLVEALVHEGTHTRCNAAAVTTPFLSGAPTDLLRTPLRADPRPLAGLFQQVVVLARSVLLYRRLLAAPPAALNGGRAAAEARHALLTAQGLAGCATLEDHREALTDAGRSTAAQARTLLERADHERADLERTRR; encoded by the coding sequence GTGCTGGTCACACCAGATGCACGCGCCGCCGAGCAGGACGGGCGAACCGTCGCCCGGCTGGTCCGGGCCGGCCTGTCCCGGGTGCTCCCCGAGGCCGACCTGCCCGCCGAGACCGCGCTCGGCTACCCCGGCTACCACGCCGCCGCCCACCGGGCCCAGCGCCTGACACACCGTCAGACAAGTGGTGGGCAGCCCGATCGGCAACTGGCCGAGGAGCTGCGCGGCGTCGACGCCGACGCCCGGGCCAGCGCCGCGCGCGCCGCCCGGCGCACCGGCGAGGCGCGCTGGCCGGTCGACCTCCCGCCCGCCGAGCGGCACCTGCTGGAGAGCCTGGACCGGGCCCGGGCCGGCCTCCCGCCGCGCCCCGAGCGCGCCGCCGAACTCGCCGCGCTCACCGTCGCACCCTGGAACCCCCGCCACCGCCGGGCCTTCGACCGGGCGGAGCGGCTGCTCGGCGAGGTCTGGCCGGAGATGCTCGCCGAGGTCGCGACCGTGGTGCGGCAGGTGGCGCTGCTGGACGGCTGGGGCATCGCGGGGTTCACCGACTTCACCGTGCACGGCGTGGTCTTCGTCAACGCCGACCGGGTGCTGCCCGAACCGGCGGACGGCGCGCTGCCCGCGCCGCTGCCGCTGGTCGAGGCGCTGGTGCACGAGGGCACGCACACGCGGTGCAACGCCGCCGCCGTGACCACGCCCTTCCTCTCCGGCGCGCCCACCGACCTGCTGCGCACCCCGCTGCGCGCCGACCCGCGCCCGTTGGCCGGCCTGTTCCAGCAGGTCGTGGTGCTCGCCCGGAGCGTGCTGCTCTACCGACGGCTGCTGGCCGCGCCGCCCGCCGCGCTGAACGGCGGCCGGGCCGCGGCCGAGGCCCGGCACGCCCTGCTGACCGCCCAGGGCCTGGCGGGCTGCGCCACCCTGGAGGACCACCGCGAGGCGCTCACCGACGCCGGCCGCTCGACGGCCGCGCAGGCGCGCACGCTCCTCGAACGGGCCGACCACGAACGGGCCGACCTCGAACGGACCCGGCGATGA
- a CDS encoding YcaO-like family protein, which translates to MTTRLADTEPHWPVQTFAPFPAAPALLFARTAARSRTFSASDAANGEPVLIGSAAGTDPAEVAVRARGELAERVGNVLAGRCAEAGGRGSVTGGYQQLRRRGRPALDPLAWPELRDTAADLRSAELLWVPGESLDDGREVLVPACAAYLAHRPPPGCAAPLRPGSTGLAAHRTRPEAARHAALEVLERHLLWHAWYADGPCERAEFALPPVLRGVLAALGLRATFLLLPGPASTACVLACLHAPDGTGQTFGARADTGGALWDAARAACHEALMVRWSLGTAAARTAWQRLRSAGGAPPDGPLEHALHAYHRQDSLARLLDGARTAATPRPTGQRPADPAEVLAGLTGHPAVLVDTTSPGVPGADAAVVRLVAPGARRLPSDERAHRAPSGARTRLPHPLG; encoded by the coding sequence ATGACCACCCGGCTCGCGGACACCGAACCGCACTGGCCGGTGCAGACCTTCGCGCCGTTCCCCGCCGCCCCTGCCCTGCTGTTCGCCCGCACCGCCGCCCGCTCCCGCACCTTCTCGGCGAGCGACGCGGCCAACGGCGAGCCCGTGCTGATCGGCTCCGCCGCCGGCACCGACCCCGCCGAGGTGGCGGTGCGCGCCCGTGGCGAGCTCGCCGAACGCGTCGGCAACGTACTCGCGGGCCGGTGCGCCGAGGCCGGCGGGCGCGGCAGCGTGACGGGCGGCTACCAGCAGCTCCGGCGCCGTGGCCGCCCCGCCCTCGACCCGCTCGCCTGGCCCGAACTCCGCGACACGGCAGCCGATTTGCGGTCGGCCGAGCTGCTCTGGGTGCCCGGCGAGTCGCTCGACGACGGCCGCGAGGTGCTGGTCCCGGCCTGCGCCGCCTACCTGGCCCACCGCCCGCCGCCCGGCTGCGCCGCCCCGCTGCGCCCGGGCTCCACCGGCCTTGCCGCTCACCGCACCCGCCCCGAGGCGGCCCGGCACGCCGCCCTGGAGGTGTTGGAGCGTCACCTGCTGTGGCACGCCTGGTACGCCGACGGGCCGTGCGAGCGGGCCGAGTTCGCGCTGCCGCCGGTGCTGCGCGGGGTGCTGGCGGCGCTCGGTCTGCGGGCCACCTTCCTGCTGCTGCCCGGGCCCGCCAGCACCGCGTGCGTGCTGGCCTGTCTGCACGCGCCGGACGGCACCGGGCAGACCTTCGGCGCCCGCGCCGACACCGGGGGCGCGCTGTGGGACGCGGCGCGGGCCGCCTGCCACGAGGCGCTGATGGTGCGCTGGAGCCTGGGCACCGCCGCCGCCCGCACCGCCTGGCAGCGGCTGCGGTCGGCCGGCGGCGCCCCGCCGGACGGTCCACTGGAACACGCCCTGCACGCCTACCACCGCCAGGACAGCCTGGCCCGCCTGCTCGACGGAGCCCGCACCGCCGCGACACCGCGCCCGACCGGGCAGCGGCCCGCCGACCCGGCCGAGGTCCTGGCCGGCCTCACCGGCCACCCGGCGGTGCTGGTCGACACCACCTCCCCCGGTGTCCCCGGCGCGGACGCCGCCGTGGTGCGGCTGGTCGCCCCGGGCGCCCGCCGCCTGCCGAGCGACGAGCGCGCGCACCGGGCGCCGTCCGGTGCCCGGACTCGCCTGCCCCACCCGTTGGGTTGA
- a CDS encoding SDR family oxidoreductase: MNDRTALVTGANKGIGKHIARLLAAEGFTVYVGSRDAGRGRQAVEEIGAGARPLLLDVTDPGSVARAAVQLDRLDVLVNNAGISPSLGAPGETPVEEYRRTYETNVFGVVAVTDAFLPALRRSPHPRIVNVSSGTSSLTWSTNPNPQFTPGSGGLVAYRSSKAALNALTVLYAQTLAGDGVKVNALAPGLRATDLNARAAAAGGDPAEAARGAVRLALLPDDGPTGGFFSWDGTPVPW; this comes from the coding sequence ATGAACGATCGCACAGCTCTGGTCACCGGAGCCAACAAAGGCATCGGCAAGCACATCGCCCGGCTGCTCGCGGCCGAGGGCTTCACCGTGTACGTGGGATCCCGCGACGCCGGGCGCGGACGGCAGGCGGTCGAGGAGATCGGCGCCGGCGCCCGGCCGCTGCTCCTCGACGTGACGGATCCCGGGAGCGTCGCCCGGGCCGCGGTCCAACTGGACCGGCTGGACGTGCTGGTCAACAACGCCGGCATCTCCCCGTCGCTCGGCGCGCCGGGCGAGACGCCCGTCGAGGAGTACCGCCGCACCTACGAGACCAACGTGTTCGGGGTGGTCGCGGTGACCGACGCCTTCCTGCCCGCCCTGCGCCGCTCCCCGCACCCGCGCATCGTCAACGTCTCCAGCGGCACCTCCTCGCTGACCTGGAGCACCAACCCCAACCCCCAGTTCACCCCGGGCAGCGGCGGCCTGGTCGCCTACCGGTCCTCCAAGGCCGCCCTCAACGCCCTCACCGTGCTGTACGCCCAGACGCTGGCCGGGGACGGCGTCAAGGTCAACGCGCTCGCCCCCGGCCTGCGGGCCACCGATCTCAACGCCCGGGCCGCCGCGGCCGGCGGCGACCCGGCCGAGGCCGCGCGGGGCGCCGTGCGCCTGGCGCTGCTGCCGGACGACGGCCCCACCGGCGGCTTCTTCTCCTGGGACGGCACGCCCGTGCCCTGGTGA
- a CDS encoding helix-turn-helix transcriptional regulator: MARQELARFLRERRAGLRPEAAGLAVAGTLRRTPGLRREEVAELAHMSVDYYTRLEQARGPRPSDRILDALAEVLRLTPAERGHLFRLAGSTAPPAPSAVRRVRPQVARMLERLPQTAAIVTDAAYGVVAWNPLARALLGADLGRGTANLARRRFLEQWRLPASSGTEEFGHVVVARLRRSADRYPHDPRLTALLAELHSGSEEFRQLWQAHPVHAPGHRTKTVDHPTAGRLRLNCDVLLVPEDDQEVVLITADPGSPTERALRALGEPGRRVNSPGRSA; this comes from the coding sequence ATGGCGCGGCAGGAACTGGCCCGCTTCCTGCGGGAGCGGCGGGCGGGACTGCGCCCGGAGGCGGCGGGGTTGGCGGTGGCGGGCACCCTGCGCCGCACGCCGGGCCTGCGCCGCGAGGAGGTCGCGGAGCTCGCCCACATGTCGGTCGACTACTACACCCGGCTGGAGCAGGCCCGGGGGCCGCGCCCCTCGGACCGGATCCTGGACGCGCTGGCCGAGGTGCTGCGCCTGACCCCGGCCGAGCGCGGCCACCTGTTCCGGCTGGCCGGGTCGACCGCGCCGCCCGCGCCGAGCGCCGTCCGGCGGGTGCGCCCGCAGGTGGCCCGGATGCTGGAACGGCTGCCGCAGACCGCCGCCATCGTCACGGACGCGGCGTACGGCGTGGTCGCCTGGAACCCGCTGGCCCGGGCGCTGCTCGGCGCCGACCTCGGCCGCGGGACGGCGAACCTGGCCCGGCGCCGCTTCCTGGAGCAGTGGCGGCTGCCCGCGAGCTCCGGCACCGAGGAGTTCGGGCACGTGGTGGTGGCGCGGCTGCGCCGGTCCGCCGACCGCTACCCGCACGACCCCCGGCTGACCGCCCTGCTGGCCGAACTGCACTCCGGCAGCGAGGAGTTCCGGCAGCTCTGGCAAGCTCACCCGGTGCACGCCCCCGGGCACCGCACGAAGACCGTCGACCACCCGACGGCCGGCCGGCTGCGGCTGAACTGCGACGTCCTGCTGGTGCCCGAGGACGACCAGGAGGTCGTGCTGATCACGGCCGACCCCGGCTCGCCCACCGAGCGGGCGCTGCGCGCGCTGGGCGAGCCCGGACGGCGGGTCAACTCGCCTGGCCGGTCGGCATGA
- a CDS encoding serine hydrolase domain-containing protein, with amino-acid sequence MSNENAVRGTVAEGFEAVRAQFAAVAAAEGGEGGEHAAQLAAYRHGELVVDLWTGPGLGPDSLLGAYSTAKGATHLVVASLVQDGVLDLERPVSHYWPRFAVAGKGGLTLRELLAHRAGLVGADAGFTAEELADDRIVAERLGAQRPYWRPGAAFGYHALVMGALSAEVVRRATGRTVQQLFAERVRDRYGVDFHLGLSPEDEPRFLTAQPAAATPAATAATADASGPNSLNGIAFNRHHPGNPAVWELPNHQLVRTLGTASFGGVASARGLARMYAVASGPVDGAEPLLAPRTLALAGQVQSLGHDLVLGERKAFTIGFHATAEYYPQLGQGSFGHSGAGGQQAFADPRNGIAYGYTRRRTPSPAAAAPENAPLIRALYAAAAAR; translated from the coding sequence ATGTCGAACGAGAACGCGGTACGGGGCACGGTGGCCGAGGGGTTCGAGGCGGTGCGCGCGCAGTTCGCCGCCGTCGCGGCCGCCGAGGGCGGCGAGGGCGGCGAGCACGCGGCGCAGCTCGCGGCCTACCGGCACGGGGAGCTGGTGGTGGACCTGTGGACCGGACCGGGCCTGGGACCGGACTCGCTGCTCGGCGCCTACTCCACCGCCAAGGGCGCCACCCACCTGGTGGTCGCCTCGCTGGTGCAGGACGGCGTGCTGGACCTGGAGCGGCCGGTCAGCCACTACTGGCCGCGGTTCGCGGTGGCGGGCAAGGGCGGGCTGACCCTGCGCGAGCTGCTGGCGCACCGGGCCGGCCTGGTCGGGGCGGACGCGGGCTTCACCGCCGAGGAGCTCGCCGACGACCGGATCGTCGCCGAGCGGCTCGGCGCGCAGCGCCCGTACTGGCGGCCGGGCGCCGCGTTCGGCTACCACGCGCTGGTCATGGGTGCGCTCAGCGCGGAGGTGGTGCGCCGGGCCACGGGGCGCACCGTCCAGCAGCTGTTCGCCGAGCGCGTGCGCGACCGGTACGGCGTCGACTTCCACCTCGGCCTGTCCCCCGAGGACGAGCCCCGCTTCCTGACCGCCCAGCCGGCGGCGGCCACCCCGGCAGCCACGGCCGCAACCGCCGACGCGAGCGGCCCGAACAGCCTCAACGGGATCGCCTTCAACCGCCACCACCCGGGCAACCCCGCGGTCTGGGAGCTGCCCAACCACCAGCTGGTGCGGACCCTGGGCACCGCCTCGTTCGGCGGGGTCGCCTCGGCGCGCGGCCTGGCCCGGATGTACGCGGTGGCGAGCGGCCCGGTGGACGGCGCGGAACCGCTGCTGGCCCCGCGCACCCTGGCGCTGGCCGGGCAGGTCCAGTCCCTCGGCCACGACCTGGTGCTCGGCGAGCGCAAGGCCTTCACCATCGGCTTCCACGCCACCGCCGAGTACTACCCGCAACTGGGCCAGGGCTCGTTCGGCCACAGCGGCGCGGGCGGCCAGCAGGCCTTCGCCGACCCGCGCAACGGCATCGCCTACGGCTACACCCGCCGGCGCACCCCCTCCCCCGCCGCGGCCGCGCCGGAGAACGCCCCCCTGATCCGCGCCCTCTACGCGGCCGCCGCCGCCCGCTGA
- a CDS encoding class I SAM-dependent DNA methyltransferase — MSVDAATPPPTTPASDRRADSYAARFAARYDDWFGHAAPTADTVALLAELAGAGPVLELGPGTGRVALPLAARGLEVHGVDGSPEMAAELRSRPGGERIALTIGDFTDLPPGVRYSLVYLAGGTFFELPTQEAQLRCFAAVAARLAPGGSFVFDALLPETLCAPQSAAGQVLPTADGSLVVRHRRVDRAEQRYESHYLIADGPDLNHVHVRFRYAGSGELDLMARLAGLRLHRRYGSWAGTPFQDGCAYHVPVYRHA; from the coding sequence ATGTCCGTCGACGCCGCCACCCCGCCCCCGACCACCCCGGCCTCCGATCGCCGGGCGGACTCGTACGCCGCCCGGTTCGCCGCCCGCTACGACGACTGGTTCGGCCACGCGGCCCCCACCGCCGACACCGTCGCCCTGCTCGCCGAACTCGCCGGTGCCGGGCCCGTGCTGGAGCTCGGGCCCGGCACCGGCCGGGTCGCGTTGCCGCTGGCCGCGCGCGGCCTGGAGGTGCACGGCGTGGACGGCTCGCCGGAGATGGCCGCCGAGCTGCGCTCCCGCCCGGGCGGCGAGCGGATCGCCCTGACCATCGGCGACTTCACCGACCTGCCGCCCGGTGTCCGCTACTCGCTGGTCTACCTGGCCGGCGGCACCTTCTTCGAACTCCCCACCCAGGAGGCGCAGTTGCGCTGCTTCGCAGCGGTCGCGGCGCGGCTCGCGCCGGGCGGCTCGTTCGTCTTCGACGCGCTGCTGCCGGAGACGCTGTGCGCGCCGCAGTCCGCCGCCGGCCAGGTGCTGCCGACCGCCGACGGCTCGCTGGTGGTGCGGCACCGGCGGGTGGACCGGGCCGAGCAGCGCTACGAGTCGCACTACCTGATCGCCGACGGGCCGGACCTGAACCACGTTCACGTCCGGTTCCGCTACGCCGGGTCCGGCGAGCTGGACCTGATGGCCCGACTGGCCGGGCTGCGGCTGCACCGGCGCTACGGCAGCTGGGCCGGCACGCCGTTCCAGGACGGCTGCGCCTACCACGTCCCGGTCTACCGGCACGCCTGA
- a CDS encoding SDR family oxidoreductase, producing MSQYTPALPLTGRVAVVTGASSGLGEATAEKLAALGAQVALLARRADRLDELAARIRKDGGTALAIAVDVTDVAAVRAAADRVQAELGTADLLFNNAGVMLPSPVEESATAVWQQQIDLNISGLMNVIGAFTPQLVAAAAERGVADLINTSSIAAQNIFPTFAVYSASKAYVSHLSRHLRAELGAKNVRVSAIEPGIVATELQSHVTDPGAREWLAESKQTMEWLTPQDVAETIGFLAALPPRVNLQQVTIMPTGQAS from the coding sequence ATGTCCCAGTACACCCCTGCCCTGCCGCTCACCGGCCGCGTCGCCGTCGTCACCGGCGCCTCCAGCGGGCTCGGCGAGGCCACCGCCGAGAAGCTGGCCGCGCTCGGCGCCCAGGTCGCCCTGCTGGCCCGGCGCGCCGACCGGCTGGACGAGCTGGCCGCCCGGATCCGCAAGGACGGCGGCACCGCGCTGGCGATCGCCGTGGACGTCACCGACGTCGCCGCGGTGCGCGCCGCCGCCGACCGGGTCCAGGCCGAACTCGGCACCGCCGACCTGCTCTTCAACAACGCCGGGGTGATGCTCCCGTCGCCGGTCGAGGAGTCGGCCACCGCCGTGTGGCAGCAGCAGATCGACCTCAACATCTCCGGCCTGATGAACGTGATCGGCGCCTTCACCCCGCAGTTGGTGGCGGCCGCGGCCGAGCGCGGCGTGGCCGACCTGATCAACACCTCCTCGATCGCGGCGCAGAACATCTTCCCCACCTTCGCCGTCTACTCCGCGTCGAAGGCCTACGTCAGCCACCTCTCCCGCCACCTGCGCGCGGAGTTGGGCGCGAAGAACGTCCGGGTCTCGGCGATCGAGCCGGGCATCGTCGCCACCGAACTCCAGAGCCACGTCACCGACCCGGGTGCCCGGGAGTGGCTGGCGGAGTCCAAGCAGACGATGGAGTGGCTGACCCCGCAGGACGTCGCCGAGACGATCGGCTTCCTGGCCGCGCTGCCGCCCCGGGTCAACCTTCAGCAGGTCACCATCATGCCGACCGGCCAGGCGAGTTGA
- a CDS encoding helix-turn-helix domain-containing protein, with product MDRSSELADFLRTRRARITPEQAGLPAGGRARRVPGLRRDEVARLAGVSTEYYTRLEQGRSGRPSPEVVEALAGALRLSPDEREHLDDLLARPGRARQSPAAPQRVRPGLHLMLQTLEHVPALVLGRRTDVLAANRLAREVLTDFDALPATQRNVARFYLLDPAARERVLDWELRAAETVAILRLEAGRYPTDRRLAELVGELTLRCPEFTGWWNDHKVLRRTHGAKSYLHPEVGELHFAYESFQVPGDPDQTLCVYNVEPGSPTADAVRLLASWTAAPLGA from the coding sequence ATGGACCGTAGCAGCGAGTTGGCCGACTTCCTCCGCACCCGCCGGGCGCGGATCACCCCCGAGCAGGCGGGACTGCCGGCCGGCGGGCGGGCCCGCCGGGTGCCCGGGCTGCGCCGCGACGAGGTGGCCCGGCTGGCCGGGGTGAGCACCGAGTACTACACCCGGCTGGAGCAGGGCCGGTCCGGCCGCCCCTCCCCCGAGGTGGTGGAGGCGCTGGCCGGCGCGCTGCGGCTGAGCCCGGACGAGCGCGAGCACCTGGACGACCTGCTGGCCCGCCCGGGCCGGGCCCGGCAGAGCCCGGCCGCGCCGCAACGAGTGCGGCCGGGGCTGCACTTGATGCTGCAGACCCTGGAGCACGTGCCGGCCCTCGTGCTCGGCCGGCGCACCGACGTGCTGGCCGCCAACCGCCTGGCCCGCGAGGTGCTGACCGACTTCGACGCGCTGCCGGCCACCCAGCGCAACGTGGCCCGCTTCTACCTGCTCGACCCGGCCGCCCGCGAGCGGGTCCTCGACTGGGAGCTGCGCGCGGCGGAGACGGTGGCGATCCTGCGGCTGGAGGCCGGCCGCTACCCGACCGACCGCCGACTGGCCGAGCTGGTCGGCGAACTGACCCTGCGCTGCCCCGAGTTCACCGGCTGGTGGAACGACCACAAGGTGCTGCGCCGCACCCACGGCGCCAAGTCCTACCTGCACCCGGAGGTCGGCGAACTGCACTTCGCCTACGAGTCCTTCCAGGTCCCGGGCGACCCGGACCAGACGCTGTGCGTCTACAACGTCGAGCCGGGCTCGCCGACCGCCGACGCCGTGCGCCTGCTGGCCAGTTGGACGGCGGCCCCGCTCGGCGCCTGA
- a CDS encoding NAD-dependent epimerase/dehydratase family protein, with translation MKVLVLGGTRFIGRAVVDALVDDHRVTVLNRGTRPPADPRVAQLRADRNEPAQVAAALRGSGGGFEAVVDVSGLEAGQVRGVLDALPPGAAPRYVFVSSAAVYRRPPGAGPAREDEPAPGDPVWGEYGTDKAACERLLAERCAGPLTVLRPPYVYGPRNTEQREQFLWARMLAGRPVFVPGAGESRVQFCHAEDLARTVRAACTGELAAGTYNVGEGRDHSFLEYLDLLATVAGVTPDLVPAPDQQVPAREYFPFRRLDLTLDTARLTAAGHPVERELAAGLAGTLDWFRAHGGLDDRPTPRELSWRAAPVRQAPSGAAVQLASRRTASAVGEPGSTL, from the coding sequence ATGAAGGTGCTCGTACTCGGTGGCACCCGCTTCATCGGGCGCGCCGTGGTCGACGCGCTGGTCGACGACCACCGGGTCACCGTGCTCAACCGGGGCACCCGCCCGCCCGCCGACCCGCGGGTCGCCCAGCTGCGGGCCGACCGGAACGAGCCCGCGCAGGTGGCCGCCGCGCTGCGCGGGTCGGGCGGCGGGTTCGAGGCGGTCGTCGACGTGTCGGGGCTGGAAGCGGGCCAGGTGCGGGGCGTCCTCGACGCGCTGCCGCCCGGCGCCGCGCCGCGCTACGTCTTCGTCAGCTCGGCCGCCGTCTACCGGCGCCCGCCCGGTGCCGGGCCCGCCCGGGAGGACGAACCCGCCCCGGGCGACCCGGTGTGGGGCGAGTACGGGACGGACAAGGCGGCCTGTGAGCGACTGCTCGCCGAGCGGTGCGCCGGGCCGCTCACCGTGCTGCGCCCGCCCTACGTCTACGGTCCGCGCAACACCGAGCAGCGCGAGCAGTTCCTGTGGGCGCGGATGCTCGCCGGCCGGCCGGTGTTCGTGCCGGGCGCGGGGGAGAGCCGGGTGCAGTTCTGCCACGCCGAGGACCTGGCCCGCACCGTCCGCGCCGCCTGCACCGGCGAGCTCGCGGCCGGCACCTACAACGTCGGCGAGGGGCGGGACCACAGCTTCCTGGAGTACCTGGACCTGCTCGCCACGGTCGCCGGCGTCACCCCCGACCTGGTTCCGGCCCCCGACCAGCAGGTCCCGGCCCGCGAGTACTTCCCGTTCCGCCGGCTGGACCTGACGCTCGACACGGCCCGGCTGACCGCTGCCGGGCACCCGGTGGAGCGGGAGCTGGCCGCCGGCCTGGCCGGGACCCTGGACTGGTTCCGCGCCCACGGTGGGCTCGACGACCGCCCGACGCCCCGGGAGCTGTCCTGGCGCGCGGCGCCCGTTCGTCAGGCGCCGAGCGGGGCCGCCGTCCAACTGGCCAGCAGGCGCACGGCGTCGGCGGTCGGCGAGCCCGGCTCGACGTTGTAG
- a CDS encoding MbtH family protein yields the protein MANPFENDDAEYLVLVNDEGQHSLWPARIEVPAGWAERFGPAARPACLAHVEEQWTDMRPLSLVRAMDATS from the coding sequence ATGGCCAATCCGTTCGAGAACGACGACGCCGAGTACCTCGTCCTGGTCAACGACGAGGGGCAGCACTCGCTCTGGCCCGCCCGGATCGAGGTGCCGGCCGGCTGGGCCGAGCGGTTCGGCCCGGCCGCCCGCCCGGCCTGCCTGGCCCACGTCGAGGAGCAGTGGACCGACATGCGCCCGCTCAGCCTGGTCCGCGCGATGGACGCCACGTCCTGA
- a CDS encoding alpha/beta fold hydrolase — protein sequence MSGRTARQRGGWARTVRVAVSTAVGAAVALAATGSAAAVGAPPTPDILGAPTLVAHTAHGDVGYREVGEGSPILLIAGRGMSMDGWAPGFVDGLAAHHRVVVFDNAGIGATAAPAGPLTVPGMADQTSALIAALHLRRPTVLGWSLGGMVAQALAVRHPGQVGRLVLAATQSGTGAALPVPPAAAAALDSPIPAVRMAVLFPADQGSAALAYLTDVSRYPHFYGASAAVKSAQDTALHEWMAGQDPAGRRLGRIHAPTLVADGAEDQLDPSANDHQLRDAVHGARLVLYPDAGHAFLFQDAAAFVPTVEVFAGR from the coding sequence ATGTCCGGACGAACGGCACGACAGCGCGGCGGGTGGGCCCGGACCGTCCGGGTGGCGGTGAGCACCGCGGTCGGCGCGGCGGTGGCCCTGGCGGCCACCGGGTCGGCGGCAGCGGTCGGCGCGCCGCCGACCCCGGACATCCTCGGCGCGCCCACGCTGGTCGCGCACACGGCGCACGGCGACGTCGGCTACCGCGAGGTGGGCGAGGGCAGCCCAATCCTGCTGATCGCCGGGCGGGGCATGTCGATGGACGGCTGGGCGCCGGGCTTCGTGGACGGGCTGGCGGCGCACCACCGGGTGGTGGTCTTCGACAACGCGGGCATCGGTGCCACGGCCGCCCCGGCCGGGCCGCTGACCGTGCCCGGCATGGCCGACCAGACCAGCGCGCTGATCGCCGCCCTGCACCTGCGCCGGCCGACCGTGCTCGGCTGGTCGCTGGGCGGGATGGTCGCCCAGGCGCTCGCCGTCCGCCACCCCGGCCAGGTGGGCCGCCTGGTGCTGGCCGCCACCCAGTCCGGCACCGGGGCGGCGCTGCCCGTCCCGCCCGCCGCCGCGGCCGCGCTGGACAGCCCGATCCCGGCCGTGCGGATGGCGGTGCTCTTCCCGGCGGACCAGGGCTCGGCGGCCCTGGCCTACCTGACGGACGTCTCGCGCTACCCGCACTTCTACGGGGCCTCCGCCGCCGTCAAGTCGGCCCAGGACACGGCGCTGCACGAGTGGATGGCGGGCCAGGACCCGGCCGGCCGCCGGCTCGGGCGGATCCACGCCCCCACCCTGGTGGCCGACGGCGCCGAGGACCAGCTCGACCCGAGCGCCAACGACCACCAGCTGCGCGACGCCGTGCACGGGGCCCGCCTGGTGCTCTACCCGGACGCCGGCCACGCCTTCCTGTTCCAGGACGCGGCCGCCTTCGTGCCCACCGTCGAGGTGTTCGCGGGCCGCTGA